The Chitinophaga pinensis DSM 2588 region TGGCGGCAGTACCTATACCCGGCGGAAAGATCTGGTTATATATTACCGGACTGGCATTACTACTGGCGGGTATCGCTTTCATCATCAACCGTTATGTGCGGTTAGCCGGTTACCTGCTGGCATTTTATATTTTCCTGGTCATCCTGTTGGTGCATACACCACATGCGTTTGAAGACCTGACTTCAATGACCATGTTAATGAAGGACGTCGGACTACTGGCAGGCGCTATCCTTGCCGGCAATACCGGAAAATAGCTGCTTTACTCCACCCATCCGTAATTTCAGACTGAGCTTTTCTTTATTTAATTATTTTAGCTGTTTCTTACAACAATAGCTAAACTATGCATACAACACGTTACGGGTCAGTGTGTTTCACCGCACTGAGCCTGCTCGGTCTGAGTCTGCAGGCACAGGACAAAAAAGATCTTACGTTCCGGCAGATATTCAAAGGAGAGGCAACCGGCCTTTATCAACCACTACCTAATATCAAAGGATGGGCAGATGACACCCATTACATCCAGTATCGTACAGACGGAGGCGCTTCGAAAGCATGGAAAGTAGAGGCAGCCACCGGCAAATCCGAGCCTTATGTAACACCTCCGGAAGGTGCTACGGTAGAAGTGCACAACAATGACGTCATCTATACTTCTCCGGAAGGACAGCAAACTCAACTTACCAGTGATACCGCTCAGGAGCGAAACCCAACACTGTCTCCTGATGGCAAATTCGTGGCCTTCACCCGTGGCAATGACCTGTATGCGATAGAAATCAGCACTAAAAAAGAGATCAGATATACGACTGACGGCTCTGACGTCATCTATAACGGTTGGGCATCCTGGGTATACTACGAGGAAATCCTGGGTCGCGCTTCCAGATACCGCGCTTTCTGGTGGAGCCCTGACAGCCGTTATATCGCCTATATGCGCTTTGACGACTCAAAAGTACCTGTGTTTCCTATTTATAGTGAAAAAGGACAGCACGGTTACCTGGAAAACACCCGCTACCCTAAAGCTGGTGATACCAACCCTGCTGTGAAAATAGGTACCGTAGCTGTTGGCGGTGGCGCTACCCTCTGGTCTGACTTCAATGAAAATGAAGATCAGTACTTTGGCGCACCATTCTTTACACCGGAAGGACGCCTCTGGGTACAGTGGATGAACCGTGGTCAGGATAACCTGAAGATCTATGAGATCGATCCTGCTACCGGCAAAAAGAAGGAGATCTATGATGAAAAACAGAAAACCTGGATCGACTGGTATGACGCTATTCCATTCCTGGCAGGCAGCAAGGGTTTCATCCTCAGAAGTGATAAATCCGGCTGGGCTCATCTGTACTGGCACAATATGGACGGTACCCTCAAGAAACAGCTGACTGACGGTAACTGGACCGTAAAAGATATCCGTTCGATTGACAACAAACAGCAACTGATCTATTTTACCGCCCGTAAAGAGGCTTCTCCGCGTACCGATCTGTACCAGGTAAGCCTGAAAACCGGTGTTATCACCCGGCTGACTTTCGGCGATTATATGCACACGGTGGATGTAAGTCCGAATGGCAGCTACTTCATCACTACCTATTCCAACCTGGCTACGCCACCACGTACGGCCCTGCTGAATAACAAAGGAAAGGTGGTCCGCGAACTGGGCGACGCCAAAGGCAGTCAGTTTGATCAATACAACCTGGCAACGACCAGATTACAGTATTATAAGACCCGTGACGGCCTGGAACTGCCTATGACGATCACGATGCCTTTACACATGGAACAGGGCAAAAAATACCCTATTCTGATCAGTATCTATGGCGGTCCGGACGCAGGTAACGTATATGACACCTGGAAGATGCCACTGACTACCCAATGGTGGGCAGAAGAAGGCGTGA contains the following coding sequences:
- a CDS encoding S9 family peptidase, yielding MHTTRYGSVCFTALSLLGLSLQAQDKKDLTFRQIFKGEATGLYQPLPNIKGWADDTHYIQYRTDGGASKAWKVEAATGKSEPYVTPPEGATVEVHNNDVIYTSPEGQQTQLTSDTAQERNPTLSPDGKFVAFTRGNDLYAIEISTKKEIRYTTDGSDVIYNGWASWVYYEEILGRASRYRAFWWSPDSRYIAYMRFDDSKVPVFPIYSEKGQHGYLENTRYPKAGDTNPAVKIGTVAVGGGATLWSDFNENEDQYFGAPFFTPEGRLWVQWMNRGQDNLKIYEIDPATGKKKEIYDEKQKTWIDWYDAIPFLAGSKGFILRSDKSGWAHLYWHNMDGTLKKQLTDGNWTVKDIRSIDNKQQLIYFTARKEASPRTDLYQVSLKTGVITRLTFGDYMHTVDVSPNGSYFITTYSNLATPPRTALLNNKGKVVRELGDAKGSQFDQYNLATTRLQYYKTRDGLELPMTITMPLHMEQGKKYPILISIYGGPDAGNVYDTWKMPLTTQWWAEEGVIQVAIDNRSSGQLGKMGMNYIHRQLGKHEIEDYMDAAIWLKSQPWADPTKVCMTGGSFGGYMTCMALTYGADVFTHGMANFAVTDWRLYDSHYTERYMDTPQENPEGYRITSPITYADRYKGLIRIVHGTMDDNVHMQNSMQLVDKLENLNKHFEFMVYPGERHGWRSVKSLHSDNEAYRFIYRNLLERPFPESFTK
- a CDS encoding DoxX family membrane protein, with the protein product MKALIPTRIAVILYGIVIALFGLIHFVHADIMVAAVPIPGGKIWLYITGLALLLAGIAFIINRYVRLAGYLLAFYIFLVILLVHTPHAFEDLTSMTMLMKDVGLLAGAILAGNTGK